GAAAGAACAGCACCAGTTAAAACATACCCTGCAAATGGTTTTGGTTTATACGATATGGCAGGTAATGTTTGGGAATTTACAACCGATTGGTATAATGTGAACTACTATGATGAATTAATTGCCAAAAAAGAGAAAGCTATAAACCCTAAAGGAGCAGATAAAGGTTACAATCCCAATAATCCTTATTTACAAGAAAAAATAATAAAAGGCGGTTCCTTTTTATGTAGCGATTCGTATTGTGCAAGTTATAGGGTGTCTTCTAGAATGGGAACTAGTATAGATTCATCAGCAGAACATGTTGGGTTTAGAACGGTAGCTACACCAGAGATGTTAATAAATAAAGACTGAGTATCTTTAATAAAAAAGCTTCCATAGAGTATCTGAAGTTTTTTATTCTATTCCATTCGTGAAATATTTAGCAAAACATGTGTTTATATTTCTATATTAATATTCGATTTTTAGTTATTAATCAATAATATTTTTACATATTTGATTTTGATTAGTTCTATTTAATATAAATATTGATTTGATTCAAAATTAGTGCTCTTGAGATAATAATCATAAATTTATAAGAAGAGCAAGCCTGCAATAGTTTTCGTTATATGCTCACTTTTGCTAAAAAAAATGGTTTAAATTTATTGTTTTAGTTACCCCAAAAAATAACATTGAATTATACAGTCAAATAATATTAGATTTATCTTTAGGTTTTTTTAAAACCTCATACTGTATAAAATCAACAACATAAATATAATTTTAACCTTTAGTCGTGTTCTGTACGCGACAGAAAAACACAATCCCACATGAAAAGAAATGTACATAAAGACTTTTTATCTTGAGTTGGACAACAAAGTAATACCTTTGCAAACCTTAGATATATTAATAATATTGTTCACCTAGATTTTACAAAATGGAAAAAACAAAACTTAATCTTTTGCTTGCCGATGATGATATAGACGATTGCGATTTTTTTAAAGATGCACTTGAAGAAATATCTGTTCCTGCAAATCTTAGTACCGTAAATAATGGAGTTGAACTCATGAATTTGTTATTAACAGAGCCTGTTAACTATCCCGATATTATTTTCCTTGACCTCAATATGCCAAGAAAATCAGGCATGGAATGTATCAGTGAAATTAAGGCTATAGATAAGTTAAACCATATTCCTATTATTATTTACTCTACGTCGCTCGATATGAATGTGGTAAACCTTCTTTACGACAAAGGGGCTCATTATTACATTCAAAAGCCAGGTAAATTTGCAGTATTAAAAAAAGTGATAAAAGAAGCTATTACCCAATTCCATATTAATAATTCATTGCGGCCTACAAGAGAAAAATTTATAATTCAACCTTAAATGAGTTTATGAGCATTGAAACTAGAGAACACAATTTTTTTCAAGAAGGCGGAGAAATGGGTAAGCTTATCAGAGCGAAAGACTGGAGTAAAACTCCGTTAGGTCACCCAGACATTTGGCCACAACCTTTACGAACCATGATAAGTGTAATGCTTGATAACCCTTTTGGCATGTATATCGCTTGGGGTAAAGAGTATACTCAAATCTATAACGACGGCTATCGCCCTATTTTAGGTGCCACAAAGCATCCTGAAGCTTTGGGGATTAGCTCAAGAGAAACTTTTTCCGAGATATGGCATATTATTGGTTCTATGTTTGATGGCGTAATGGATGGGATACCGATTGGATTTCCAGACTTCATGCTTCCTCTTAATAGAAATGGATATGTGGAAAATTGTTATTTTGATTTTGCTTACAGCCCTATAAGGTTGGATAATGGTGAAGTAGGCGGCGTATTAGTTACTGTAATAGAAACGACTGATAAGAAAAAAGCTATCGAAGATTTGAAAGAAAGCGAAGAAAGATTTCGTACTATGGCAGAAGGTACTGATATTTTTATTTCGGTTGGAGATGAAAATAGCAGGACCACTTATTTTAATAATGCTTGGGTTAAATTGACCGGAAGGTCTATGGAAGAATTATTGAAGTTGGGCTGGCTAGACCTAATACATCCAGAAGACAGAGAACAATATGTAAATATTTATTTGAATGCCTTTCAAAAGAGAGAACCATTTACAGGAGAGTTTCGCATATTAAATAGCGAAGGGAAATATAGCTGGTTACTTGCACAAGGACCACCTCGTTTTCGCTCCGATGGAAGTTTTGCAGGATATATAAGCTCGTGCGTAGACATTACCGACCAAAAGACCTTCGAAATAGAACTTCAGGAAAATAAAGATCAATTAGAGTTTGCTATAGACTCAACGGAATTAGGCACTTGGGATTACAACCCAATATCCAATAAATTTTCAGCAAACGACAGGCTTAAGGAATGGTTTGGACTGCGTAATGACAAAGAAATTGACCTTAGAGATGCTCTTGTTGCTATCGAAGAAAACGATAAGCAGAGGGTAACAAACGCCATACAAAAAGCATTAGAATATGCTTCAGGTGGCGTTTATGATATTGAATTTAGCATTCTTCATATAGTAACAAAACAAGAAAGAATTGTTCATGCAAAAGGTAGAGTCTGGTTTAATGAAGAAAAAGTTGCTTATCGTTTAAATGGAACATTAGAGGATATTACCGAGAAAACCATTGCCAACAAAAAGACAAAAGAAACGGAGTTACATATTCGCACTATGGTGTCAGAGTCTCCTATTGGTATTTGTGTAATTGATGCCACAACTTTGATAAGTGAAATTGTGAATAACAGTTTCATTGAAATAGCAGGCAAACCCAGAGAAGAAATTATTGGAAAATTTTACTGGGATACTTTTGCCGAGGTAAGATCATACTATGAAACAGCATTGAGTAAAGTTATTGAAACTGGCAATCCATTCTATGCGAATGAAGAAGAATTGAGACTAATTCGTCATGGTAAGGAAGAAATTATTTATGTAACTTTTGTGTATGCCCCTTTAAAGGATGAAAAAGGAAAAGTAGTGAAAGTTGCGGTATGGGTACTTGAAAACACCTTACAGGTAGAAGCTCGTAAAAAAATAACCATTAGTGAAAATAATTTAAGATTGATGATCCTCCAAGCACCTGTTGCTATTTCCATTTTGAGAGGAGATGATTATAAAGTTGAAATAGCCAATAAATATGCTCTTGAACTTTGGGGAAGATTAGAAGAAGAGGTCATGAATATATCTATTTTCGATTCCATGCCCGAACTTTCAACCCAAGGAATAAAAGAACTTCTTGATGATGTAGCGCATACTGGTAAACGCTTTGAATCACCTGAATTGCCTATTCAATTGGTAAGAAATGGCATCTTGGAAACGGTATATATCAATTTTTCCTATGAAGCACTTTATGATGCTGAGGGGAAAATAAATGGTATTATGAGTATTGGTTTTGATATTACTTCTCAGGTTAAAGCAAGAAAAAATGTAGAAGAAAGTGAAAAACGGTACCATAATCTAATATATTCATCGCCATCTGCTATAGGCATTTTATATGGAGACAATTTAATAATTACCATTGCTAATGACCCCATCTTAGAAATTTGGGGTAAAGGAAGAGAAATAATGGGTAAACCTTATTTTGATGCTTTGCCCGAATTGGCCACACAAGGTTATAAAGAAATTTTTGCGGAGGTCTACACGACAGGGGTTCCTTTTAATGCTGTTGAAACCCCCGTTCATATTATACAGGAAGGAAAAGAGACTTTAAAGTACTACAATTTCCTAGTATATGCTCAAAAAAATATTGAAGGGAAAGTTGATGGTGTGGGTATTATTGCTACCGAGGTTACTTCTCAAGCACTTTTAAATAATAAAATTAAAGAAAGCGAACAAAGTATTCGTGCCTTGGTGGAAAGTGCACCTTTCCCAATAGGGGTTTTTGTAGGAGAAGAAATGAGGATATCGCTTGCTAATCAATCTATTATTGATGCATGGGGAAAAGGAAGTGATGTGGTGGGTAAATTATATAGAGATATACTACCAGAATTTGGAAACCAACAGATATTTGAGCAAATACGTCGGGTACTGCAAACAGGAATCCCTTTTCATGCCAAAAACCAAAAAGTTGATATCGTCAAAAACCAAAAATTAAGTACTTTTTATTATAATTATAGTTTTACTCCTTTGATGGATAGTTCTGGGAATGCATATGCCGTTATGAATACAGCAGCCGAAGTAACTGAATTGCATGAGGCGAAACAGAAAGTGGAAGAAAGTGAGAAACGATTTAGAGATTCAGTAAAGCAAGCACCGCTAGGTATTACTATTTTTAGAGGTCCTGATTATGTTGTTGAAATGGCTAATGAAAATTATCTATTATTAGTAGATAAAACGGAAGCGCAATTTGTGGGCAAACCCCTTTTTGAAACCTTGCCCGAAGTCAAAGAAACCCTTGTATCAATCATCGCAGAAATATATAAAACAGGTGAAGCTTATTATGGATACGAATTTCCCATTAAATTAAATAGGCATGGTAAAATAGAAGACACTTATTTCAATTTTGTTTATCATCCTTTAAAAGAAAATAATGTTATATCTGGTATTATGGCTGTAGCTACCGAGGTAACTGCCACGGTAAAAGCAAAGCATCTTATTGAGGAAAATGAAGAGAAACTTAATGTTATCATCGATGCCAGCGAATTAGGAGTGTGGGAATATGATTTAAAAACCTCTGAAAGTGTTACATCCAATCGATTTCTTGATATTTTTGGATTTCCGAGAGAAAATCATATTCCACATAAACATCTTGTATCCCGTATCCATCCTGATGATCTGGCTATAAGAAAAGCCGCATTTGAAAGATCATTTGAAACGGGAATACTTCACTATGAAGCACGATTAATATTAGACGACAAGTCGCTACGTTGGATTGAAGTTAAGGGAAAAGTATTCTATGATGTCAAAAAAAACCCAGATCGCTTAATAGGAACCATTAGGGATATTTCTGAAGAGCGTAATTCCCAACAAATGCTAATTGAGCGAGAACAGAAATTTCGATTATTAGCAAATTCAATGCCGCAACATATTTGGACATCTGATCCTGAAGGTAATCTAAATTATTTCAACCAATCTGTTTACGATTTTTCAGGAATAACACAGGAGGATATAGATAAAGAAGGCTGGATTCAAATTGTACATCCAGACGATAAAGAAGAAAACATTAAACAGTGGAACGAGTCAATCAAAACAGGAAAAGACTTTTTAATTGAACACCGTTTTCGAAAGCATACTGGAGAATATCGCTGGCAATTAAGTCGTGCTATACCTCAAAAAGATAATGATGGTGTTATAAAAATGTGGGTAGGAACCAGTACGGATATTCAAGAACAAAAAATGTTTACAAATGAATTGGAAAAGCAAGTACAGCAGCGAACCGGTGAGTTGAATCAAAAAAACATTGATCTCGAAAAAATGAATAAGGAGTTACAGTCATTTGTGTATATATCCAGCCATGATTTACAGGAACCTTTACGTAAAATACAAACGTTTGCTTCCCGTATTTTAGAAACAGAATATGCCACTTTATCAGAAAACGCTAAAAAACATTTTAATAGAATGCAGGAGTCGGCAAATAGAATGCAAAACTTAATACAAGACTTGTTTGCTTATTCGCGAACCAATGTTGAAGAAAGAAAATTTGAAATTGTTAACCTGTCTAAAATTGTTGAAGAAATAAAAGAAACACTAAAGGAGGAGTTAGAGGAAAAAAATGTAACTATTGAACTCATTAATATCTATGATATTAAAATCATCCCTTTTCAGTTTAAACAACTTATGATCAATTTAGTAAGTAACTCTATTAAGTTTTCAAGGATAGCCACCCCACTCCACATAAAAATTGATTGCATAATAGCAGAAGGATCAAAATTTGATATTGATAAGCTATCTGCTAAAAAGAAATATTGTCATATTAGTATTTCAGATAATGGGATAGGATTTGAACAACAATATAGCGAAAAAATATTTGATGTATTTCAACGTCTTCATGGTAAGGAAGAATATACTGGAACAGGTATTGGGCTGGCTATTGTCAAAAAAATAGTGGAAAATCATGGCGGAATTATTTTGGCGAAGGGTGAGTTAAACCATGGCGCTACATTTAATATTTATATTCCTGTTTAATAACTACTTTGGGTAGTGGCCATAATCTGTCGATTTCAGATAATAAAAAAAAGGACAAATCAAATAATAATGATTTGTCCCTTCATGTACTCAAGGCGGGAATATCCTAAAGCATATTAGATTCTGACAACCAACGCATTTAATTAACTTGACCGAAAGGTTTTTTTTTAATTTGAAGATAACTTTAGTGTTCTTTTGACGAGTTCATTCTTCTTTTTATACCTGATTTCATTAAAAATTGATTGAATACCCCTAAAGTAGTTAGGGGAAACCCCTACTTTAGGTTTGGTAATTCTGTTTATATTAGTTGTTTTAAACATGTTGTTTTGACCAATTATATAATAATAAAAGCCCAAGATGGTGTGATTAATAAAATCACCTCAATATTGGATGAATTTGCAGATTTTAACTGTGTTGGCTATACATATAACCACGAAGAGTCTATGGATGTCGTTTTGCGAGAAATGCCTGACCTAATTTTTATTAATATAGATTTTAATAAAAACAACCCATTTGGTCTAGTTAGTGAATTAAATCAATATTTAAAAAGCGATACAGAATTTATTGCCATATCTTCTTCAAAAGAAAAAACTTATGAAGCAATAAAAATGGGTTTTTTTGACTATTTACTAACCCCAACAACTGAGTTAGAAATAAGGAAAGCAGTAATAAGATTTAAAAAAAAATACCCTATTAAAATAAACAATACTATTTGCTTAAAATCGTATAAAGATTATCAATATTTAAGCTTAGATGAAATTTTATTTTTAAGAGCAGATAATAATACCACCGATTTCCACATGATTGATGAAGTAGTGATTACTGCTTATAAAACTCTTAAAACATTTGAACCTGTTTTACCAGAAAATTTTTTAAGAGTACATAAAAGTTATATAATTAATTGTAATTATGTTTCTAGAGTTAATTATGGAAACTCAAAATGCACACTAAAAAAAAGTAATTTAAGTGTGCCTTTTACAAAAACTTATAAGAACAATGTGGAGTTTATGGTTAATTTATTATCACCTTCGACTTCATGTATTAAATTAAATTAATATTCCTTTCAAAAAGAGCTGTTATACCCTTGCAAACATACCTTTCACTATTTCTTATAATAAAAGTCAATTAATGATTATTTTGTTTAGTATTTTCCTCCTTCAATTATGAAATTATACCAAGAATTTGTTCGGTTTAAAAAGTTATAGGTACACATACAATTGTTTATTGTATGGTTTAGTTTTGTTAAAATAGGCATATATATTTTTTTGTCCCTCACTTAAATAAGTATTTAGAATTATTAATAGTAACAATAAGCGTAATTTTTAAATTCTAATTAATTATAAATATGAACAAAATAATTAAGGTATTACTAATTGAGGATGAGCCTTTAACCATAGAGGCATACCAACGAGCTTTAAATGAAACAGCTTCTTTTAATGAGAGCTTAGAATTCGATATTGATTCAGCAAGCAATTGTGATAATGCCTTATTAAAACTTAAAGGGGACAAAACTAATTGCGGTATAGACATTGTTTTTTTAGATATGAGGATACCTTCATCGAAAGACGGTGTTATTTTAAGCGGTGAAGATTTGGGAATTAAAATAAAGAATACTTTTAAAAATATTAAGATTATAGTATCTACATCTTACGACGACGCCTTTAGAATATCCAGTATTTTGAAAAGTATTAATCCCGATGGCTTTTTGATTAAGAGTGATTTATCAGCAGCTCTTCTATTAGAAGCTATTAAGGTTGTTGTTTCTGAACCTCCATATTATAGTCAAACAGTTTTACAAATACTAAGAAAACAAGCGACTAATGATTTTGTTGTAGATAATATAGACAGAAAAATGCTGTACGAATTGTCTAATGGTACTAAAATGAATGAATTGCCCCAAGTCCTTCCTCTTTCAATTGCTGCTTTAGAACGTAGAAAACGATTGTTGCGAGATATTTTTAACGTTACAGGAAAAGGTGATAGAGATTTGCTCACAGCGGCGCGTGAAAGAGGGTTTATTTAAATTTAATAAATTTTTAATATCTCATTACAAGCGAAATAGATAGTATGGTATAGGGATTTCTTTTTTAATTCGACTCAATTCTGGGGAATTAAGCCAATTGATTCAAATTTAAAAAATAAGGAATTGCCTTGACTATTTTAGGTAATAACCTTAGCTCATACACAAGCAAGCATTGTACGTTTAATCATTGGGTTTTTATTAAATCTAATAGCAGCTATTGTATCCATAAAATTATATTTCCATTGAATAAATATTTCAAATATAAGATTTGTAAATCGTATAATATCAAATCTTCATCTCTGATAAACGCTATTTTTATATGCCTGATAATTTCAATTTTTTGTGGGTGCTTGGTTTTGATTTCTCACTATCAAAATATATTGAACAACCAACTTTATGAACAAGAGAATTTAATTTATAGAAACGATTCTGCTTTTAATTATTTATTAAATAATGCAGAATCTATTCAATATAACCAGTTTCAAGAAATAGACATATTTGAAGATGGGACTTCATCATACATTCAAAAAAAGAATTGGGGATTTTATGATGTTTTAGTTTGCAAAACCAATTTTAGGAATGACACTATTTCAAAAATAGTATTAGTTGGACAACTAACTAATTCTAAAAATAGTTTAGCTCTATATGTGACAAATTATGATAAGCCTCTGAAATTATCTGGAAAAACAAATATATCCGGACAAATTAAAATTCCTAATGGTCTTACAGAATTGGCTTATATAAATGGCAACAAAGGGAATACTATTGTTCTTAAAGGAGAACAATCAAAATCGGGAGATATACTTCCAAAAATAGAAAAAAACATATTTATAGATATTTCAAAATACACACCTATTACTCTAGACACCTTTGATGAAAATCCAGTAATAATAAACAGTTTTGATGAGACCACTAGGGTAATCAATTTAAGTGACATGAAAGAGCTTAGCAATATAACATGTAAAGGAAACATTGTATTGAGCTCAAACAACGAATTAAAAATAACTAATACTGCCAAATTAACAGATGTTATTGTGTCTGCGCCTACAGTACACATTATGCCTGGTTTTAAGGGCAATATCCAAATTATAGCCAAAGATAGTGTTAATATAGAAGAGCATGTTTCATTGCTTTACCCTTCAAGTATTTATATTAAAAATGATAATGGCAAAGCCTCTATTATTATAAATGACTATTCAACTATAGCAGGGGGTATTGTTATAGATGGAGACACTTACGCTGGAGTATTAAATCGGTCCTTAATAATACATGAAAAAGCTACTGTAATTGGCAATGTATATTGTTATGGTAGAACACAATTGGAGGGCAAAGTTATTGGAAGCATTTGTACCGATAAGTTTTTTCTAAAAACAAAATCATCTAATTATGAGAATGTTATTCTAAACGGAACTATAAACAGAGATAGTTTGCCAAAAGATTTTGTGGAATTACCCTTGTTCATAAATAATTTTAATGAAAGAAAATATGCCGTCATTAAAAAATTTTAAAAACCTTAAAGCATCGTCAATTACCGAATCGGTTATTGCTATTTCAATTATTTCGATTTGTGCTTTGGTAGCCTTTACAATTTATTTAAATGTAATCAAGCAAAACAAATCAATACATTATTATAATGCGAAGCATACTATTAACTTTTTGATTGAAGAAAGCGTTCAACAAAATGATTATGAAGACAATAGCTATTCTTATAATGAATATACAATTGATAAAAAGGTTGGTGTTAATAAAAGAAATCATACCGCTCTTTTGACTTTCACCTTTAAATCAGGAAACAAAACCAATGTGATAACTAAGCTAATTTCCTATAATGAATATTAAACATCTTAAGGGATTTACCATATTAGAAGTTTTAATAACTCTTGTTTTAATGAGTATTATTATTTCAATTACTTTTTCATTATTTAATTTAATGGGTAAACAATTATCTCTTTTTGAAAAGGAAAACACTCAAGTGCTTGAATATAATTTATTTAACACAACGCTGCTAAGAGATATTGATAAAGCTAATAATTTTAGTTATGCAGAAAGCGATTTAGTTTTAAAATTCTATGATGAAACTGAGGTAAATTATACTGTAAATTCCAAATACATTTTAAGGAATAACCACATAAAAATAGACACATTCAAGTTGAGAGTTAATGGTTATCAGTTTATAAATAGTGATGAAAAAACTAATAATAACACAACCTTTCTATTATCATTAAAAGTGTTAAATGATACGATTAATGCTAATTATTTTCTAAGCAAGAATAATTCCGATATAATAAATAACAGCTATTTTAATGAAGATTGATACTATTTCATATAAGACTAATAAAAAAGATTCATTAAAAGTTGATTTCAATATGTCCATGCCAACTTTTAAAAATTTTTCAGACAAACATAAGGAAGATTTTTATAGGGAGTTTTCCACACTTATTAGGTCTGGAGTAGATTTTAATCAAGCGTTGTCCATTTTAACAGATCAACAAAAATCTGAATTTGTTCGCTCTATCTATAAAACTATTAATGATGATGTGGTGAAAGGAAAATCGCTTCACGAAGCTATAAAGAATCACAAATATTTTTCGCCTTACGAATATTATAGTATAAAAATTGGTGAAGACACGCGACGCTTACCTGAAATATTTGATCAATTGCAAAAGTTTTTTTCAAGGAAAATTAAAATGAAACGTCAAGTTGTTTCCGTATTGGCTTATCCCATTTTTGTGTTATTCATAACGTTTGCTGTACTCTATTTTATGCTCAATTTTGTGGTGCCCATGTTTGCATCTGTGTTTCAGCAGTTTGGTAAAGATCTCCCAGAAATAACACAGTTTGTGGTAAATGTGTCCAATAATTTTAATACCATACTTTTAATTGCATTAGTAATATGTGTTTCCATATATGTAGCCCACAAAGTATTAAATAAAAATAATTCTTATCAAGATATTAAATCTAGGGTAGTTTTGAAAATCCCCTATTTTGGAAATCTAATTAAGAAGATTTATTTAGCGCGTTTTTGCCAGTCATTTAGTCTATTATTATCTGCAAAAACACCATTAATTACTTCATTAGAGCTCACTGAAAAAATGATTTCTTTTTATCCGTTAAAGTTGGCTATTTCTCAAGCAAAAAAGGATGTGTTAAAAGGAGAAACATTGTCTAATAGCTTGAAAAAAAGTACGTTTTTCACATCTAAGATTATTTCGTTAACATCAATTGGGGAACAAATTAACGAGTTAGATACTATGTATGAGGGTTTGGCAAATCAGTACAACGAAGATGTAGACCATGAAACAAAAATGATAGGGACCATATTAGAGCCTTTAATGATAGTAATTATTGGAGGTATAGTTGGTTTTATTATGATAGCCATGTATTCGCCTATTTTCAACTTGAGCAAGGTTATTCAAAATTAGAAGATTAATATTAAATACTTAAAAATGAAAAAGTCCGTATTAAAGTTAAATAATAAAAAGCTACAACTAAAAGCATATTCTATGTCTGAGATCTTAATAGTACTCTGTATTATTGGTATTCTAATTTATTTGGTTGTTCCTAACCAAACATCGGTAGTTACAAGCGCCAAATCCATTGAAGCTCAAAACATGTTAAGTATGATACATGGTTTAGAAAAAAGCCATTTTTATCGCCATTCTAAATACACAACTGATTTTAGTGAATTAGGATTTGAAGAGGCTTTAACCATTGATAAAGGTGGGCAAGCAGTTTATAAAATAGAAGTTATTGAAGCATCACTAAACACCTTTGTAGCTACAGCTACCTCACTACAAGATTTTGATGGAGATGGTGTTTTTAACACTTGGGAAATTAATCAAGACAGAATGTTAAAAGAAATTATAAAGGATTAAAATGACAATCACTTTAAGCGTAGTACTAATTGTTGTTTTAACTGTAGTGCTCTATCAAGATATAATGAATAGAACCATACACATAACATTGCCAGTAAGTTTATTTTTAATAGCAATGTCCATTAATTTTATTTCTATTGATTTAGATTTTTATAATATTCTATATAACATAGCTTTTGTTTTAATCAATATTTTAGGACTTACATTATATTTTTCCTTTAAGAATAAAGTGTTTATAAATCCTATAGATACCTTTATTGGTTTGGGGGATATTGTCTTTTTTATCGCCATTACACCATTATTTACTTTAAAACCTTTTATTCTATTCTTTATTATTGGGTTGTTATTTTCTTTATTGGTACATGGTGTTTATTCGATTTTTAAAAATGGAAAAACCATTCCTTTAGCTGGGTATTTAGCATTATTTCTAATGATTAATGTTGTGGCAAAAAGCATATTTAAAATTAATGTGTTGTTTTAAATGAATATAGAAAGCCAAAAGCATATAAACTTAAGTATTGATTTGCAACAGGCAATCAGTTCTGATATTGCTAATCATTTTTCAATTATTCCAAAAGAAATCACAAATGATACAAATGCTTTTTTTATTGCTGATGAAAAAATTTTAGAGGAATATGCTATTAAAGAAGAATTAAAACTCATTTTTAATAAAAACATAATTTTAGAGTTTGTAGAATCTTCCATTGTAAAAAGAGCGCTTTCCCTTTATTATAGAAAAAATGATGATAAGCCAAGGTTAGTTTCTTATGGAAATGATTTTTTAGAAGACTTAATTTTCGAAGCTAAAAATATAAATGCAAGTGATATTCATATTGAAATATATGAAGAAGACGTGAGAGTTAGATTGCGTATTGATGGGCAACTCATTGAGAAAAATCATATAAAAAAGGAAAATTATCTTGAACTGATTAATCAAATTAAAATTAAGTCGAATCTAGATATTACTGAAAAACGTTTACCCCAAGACGGTAGAATAGAATATGATGATTTTGATATTAGAGTATCCATATTACCAACTCATCATGGGGAAAAAGTGGTGATGCGAATATTGGGTAGAGATGCTTCTCATTTAGATATTAATAAACTAGGCTTAGATAATGATGATGTACAAACATATTTAGAAGCA
The genomic region above belongs to Mariniflexile litorale and contains:
- a CDS encoding type II secretion system protein, whose product is MKKSVLKLNNKKLQLKAYSMSEILIVLCIIGILIYLVVPNQTSVVTSAKSIEAQNMLSMIHGLEKSHFYRHSKYTTDFSELGFEEALTIDKGGQAVYKIEVIEASLNTFVATATSLQDFDGDGVFNTWEINQDRMLKEIIKD
- a CDS encoding type II secretion system F family protein; translated protein: MKIDTISYKTNKKDSLKVDFNMSMPTFKNFSDKHKEDFYREFSTLIRSGVDFNQALSILTDQQKSEFVRSIYKTINDDVVKGKSLHEAIKNHKYFSPYEYYSIKIGEDTRRLPEIFDQLQKFFSRKIKMKRQVVSVLAYPIFVLFITFAVLYFMLNFVVPMFASVFQQFGKDLPEITQFVVNVSNNFNTILLIALVICVSIYVAHKVLNKNNSYQDIKSRVVLKIPYFGNLIKKIYLARFCQSFSLLLSAKTPLITSLELTEKMISFYPLKLAISQAKKDVLKGETLSNSLKKSTFFTSKIISLTSIGEQINELDTMYEGLANQYNEDVDHETKMIGTILEPLMIVIIGGIVGFIMIAMYSPIFNLSKVIQN